TGGTGTCGTCGCTGACCGAGCGCGGCTCGGAAATCACGCTGCGCGCGCTCGAACTCGGCGCGGTGGATTTCGTCACGAAGCCGCGCGTCGGGATTCGCGACGGGATGCTCGACTACGCGGAAAAGCTCGCCGACAAGATCCGCGCGGCGTCGCGCGCGCGTGTGCGCCAGGCGCCGCAGCCGCAGGCCGCCGCGCGCTCAGCGGACAGCGCCGCGGCCGCGCCGATGATCAACAACCCGCTCGTCAGTACCGAGAAGCTGATCATCATCGGCGCGTCGACGGGCGGCACCGAGGCGATCCGCGAAGTGCTGACGCCGCTGCCGCCGGATGCGCCGGCCGTGCTGATCGCGCAGCACATGCCGCCCGGCTTCACGAAATCGTTCGCGCAGCGGCTGAACGGCCTGTGCCGGATCGCGGTGAAGGAAGCCGAGCACGGCGAACGCGTGCTGCCGGGCCATGCGTACATCGCGCCGGGCCATGCGCACCTGTTGCTCGCGAGAAGCGGCGCGAACTATATTGCGCAACTGTCGGACGAGCCGCCGGTGAACCGGCACCGCCCGTCGGTCGACGTGCTGTTCCGCTCGGCGGCGACGCACGCGGGCAAGAACGCGATCGGCGTGATCCTCACCGGGATGGGCCGCGACGGCGCGGCCGGCCTGCTGGAAATGAAACGCGCGGGCGCTCACACGTTCGCGCAGGACGAAGCGAGCTGTATCGTGTTCGGGATGCCGCGCGAGGCGATCGCGCTCGGCGGCGCGGACGAGGTCGCGCCGCTCGCCGACATGAGCCGCCGCGTGATGGCGCGCCTGGCGACGATGGGCGACCGCGTGCAGCGCGTGTGAATGGAATGTCACGGGGCGCGTGCCACGATACGCGCCTCGACGGAAACGAATCTGGAAAGGAACGACGATGGACAAGAGCATGAAAATCCTGGTGGTGGACGATTTCCCGACGATGCGCCGGATCGTCCGCAACCTGCTCAAGGAACTGGGCTACACGAACGTCGATGAGGCGGAAGACGGCGCGGCGGGCCTCGCGCGGCTGCGCGGCGGCGGCTTCGACTTCGTGATCTCGGACTGGAACATGCCGAACCTCGACGGCCTCGCGATGCTGAAGGAAATCCGCGCGGACGCGACGCTCACGCACCTGCCGGTGCTGATGGTCACGGCCGAGTCGAAGAAGGAGAACATCATCGCGGCCGCCCAGGCCGGCGCGAGCGGCTACGTCGTGAAACCGTTCACGGCCGCGACGCTCGACGAGAAGCTGAACAAGATCATCGACAAGATGGCCAAGGCCGGGAGCTGAACGTGAACGAGCCGATCCATGCGGCGCTCGCCGGCGCGGCGATCAACGCCGACGGCCATGCCGAAGGCGCCGATTACGCGAGCGACCGGATCCTTGCGCGCATCGGCCACGTCACGCGCACGCTGCGCGATTCGATGCGCGAGCTCGGGCTCGACAAGCATGTCGAGCGCGCGGCGGAAGCCGTGCCCGATGCGCGCGACCGGCTGCGCTACGTCGCGACGATGACCGAACAGGCCGCCGAGCGCGTGCTGAATGCGATCGAGATCGCGAAGCCGGTGCAGGAGCGCATCCAGAACGAAGCCGAGGCGCTCGACGCGCGCTGGGCGCAGTGGTATGCCGCGCCGATCGAGCACGCGGAAGTGCGCGAGCTGATGGACGATACGCGCACGTTCCTGCGCACGCTGCCCGAGTCGACGTCGGCGACCCGCGCGCAACTGCTCGAGATCATGCTCGCGCAGGATTTCCAGGACCTGACCGGGCAGGTGATCAAGAAGATCATGGACATGGTCTACCTGATCGAGCAGCAGCTCCTCACCGTGCTCGTCGAGAACATCGCGCCGGAGCGGCGCGAGCAGTTCGCCGCCACCGCGGCCGCGCTGGCGGCCGAGCAGATGAGCGCGACCGGCAGCCCCGAATCGCTGCTGAACGGCCCGCAGATCGCGCCGGAAGGCAAATCCGACGTCGTTCAGGACCAGGGGCAGGTCGACGACCTGCTCGCGAGCCTCGGCTTCTGATCCTGCCGCGGCGCATCCGCGCGCCCGGTTGCCGGGCGCCGCGTCCCGCGGGGCCGCCGATGCGCGCATTCCCCTTTCCCGCCTCGTTCTCCCGCCCGCCGCGCTTGCGCGGCGCGGTGTCATCCTGCGTCGAATTGACACTTCGCCACACTCCGCAGGCATACTACGCGTCAGCAGCAACGTAGCGTCTCATTCGTAAGATTCATAAGTTGGCAGGCGGCGCGTGCCGACGGCGGCGCCGTCGGCAACGAAGCCAGTCCCTTGGGGGGAACGTGAAGCTGAAACGCTTGGGCTGGACCGTCGCGCACGCGACGGCTGCAATGGGTGTGCTGTGGGCCGTCCACGCACATGCGGAACTGGGCGGCGCGCCGATGTCGCCGCCGGCGGACGATCAGGCCGCCACCGTGCGCGCGCTGCAGCGCGCCATGCGCTCGGCGGACGGCGCGCAGGCCAGCACGGCCGCCTATACCGTCCGCGAGATCACGCTCGGATCGGGCACCGTCATCCACGAATACACGTCGGCCGCCGGCAGCGTGTTCGGCCTCGCGTGGCGCGGGCCGACGATGCCGGATCTCGCGTCGCTGCTCGGCAGCTATTTCCCGCAGTACACCGCCGGCGTCCAGGCGGCGCACCGGGCGCGCGGCTGGCGCGCGCCGGTGGCGGTCGAGACGAGCGGCCTCGTGATCCGGACGGGCGGCCACATGGGCGCCTTCTCCGGCCAGGCGTGGCTGCCGTCGGCGCTGCCCGCCGGCGTGGCCGGCACCGATATCCAGTGACAGCGGGAGAGCGATCTTGAGCATTCCTCGTACATTCAAGCGCTGGCTCGGCGTGCTGGGCCTCCTGGCCGCGACGGCCGTGCTCGTGACGGCATGCGGCGGCGGCGATGGCGGCGGCGGTTCGGGCAACGGCGGCAATGCCGGCAATACGGGCGGCAACGGCTCGGGCGGGTCCGACGGCAACAGCGGCAACACGGCCGTCGTCACGGTCGGCGCCGGCGCCGCGAACGTGATCAACATCCCGACCATCAGCCTGAAGATCTGCGTGCCGGGCACGTCGAACTGCCAGATCGTCAACAACGTGCTCGTCGATACCGCGTCCTACGGGCTGCGGCTCGTAGGCAGCGCGGTGGCGGGCGTGCACGACAGCCTGCCGCAGGTGACGAGCGGCGGCGCGCCGGTCGCCGAATGCGGCAAGTTCGTGTCGAGCTACACGTGGGGCTCGGTGCGCACCGTCGACCTGTCGATCGGCACCGAGCAGGCGAGCTCGCTGCCCGTGCAGATCATCGGCGACCTCGGCACGGCCAACGTACCGAGTTCATGCACGAACGGCGGCGCGTCGGCCAACTCGACCGGCGCGCTCGGCGCGAACGGGATCCTCGGCATCGGGCCGGCGCCGTACGACTGCGGCACGACCTGCGCCACGTCGACGTCGACGAGCAACAACTACTACGCGTGCCCGAACGGCGACAACGCGCGCTGCACGGTCGCGCTCGTGCCGCTGGCGCAGCAGGTGGCGAACCCGGTGCATCGGTTCGCGAACAACGACGGGGTGAGCGTGCAGATGCCGGCCATCTCCGACAACGGGCAGGCAAGCGCGACCGGCACGCTGACGTTCGGCCTGCCGAACCTGAGCGGCAAGACGGTGATGACGTCGACCACGACCGGCGACGTCAGCGCGACGTTCCAGGGGCGCAGCGTGACCGCGTTCTTCGATACCGGCTCCAACGCGTATTTCTTCAACGATTCGGCGCAGACGGTCTGTTCGAGGAATACGGAGTTCTACTGCCCATCGGCGACGACCACCTATTCGGCCACGCTGAGCGGCCAGAACGGCGCGTCGGGTACCGTGTCGATGCCGGTCGCCAACGCCGATGCGCTGTTCTCGAACTCGTCCACGTTCGCGTTCAACGACATCGCGGGCCCGTTCGGCTCGTCCAGCTGGCTCGACATCGGCATGCCGCACTTCTACGGCAAGACGATCTACTTCGGGATGGACAAGACCGCGAGCGGCGGCCCGCAGCCGTTCGTCGCGTTCTGACGCGGCACGCGGCCGGGAACGAGGGGCGAGCGATCGCCCCCTTTTTTTCGCTCTCGGCGGGCGCGAGGCTACGGACCGGCGCGCTGTCACGCGCCGGCATAGCGTCTACGATGTAAGACCGGCACCGGCACCGGTGCCGGCACGACATCGAGGAGACAGCGCCATGAACCCGCGTATCCAGCGCATCACGCCGTTCCTGTGGTTCGACCGCGACGCCGAGGCGGCGGCCGGTTTCTACGTATCGGTGTTCGACAACGCGCGCATCGTGCACGTCGCGCGCTACGGCAAGGCCGGCGCGCACGCGTCCGGCAACGCCGAGGGCGCGGTGATGACGGTGGCGTTCGAGCTCGACGGGCAGGCGTTCGTCGCGCTGAACGGCGGTCCCGTGTTCCAGATGACGCCGGCCGTGTCGTTCGTCGTCAACTGCCGCGACCAGGCCGAGATCGACCATTACTGGGCGCGCCTGTCCGAAGGCGGCGACGAGCGCGCGCAGCAATGCGGCTGGCTGCGCGACCGCTTCGGCGTGTCGTGGCAGGTCGTGCCCGTGCAGATGGCCGAGCTGATGACCGGCGACCCGGCCCGCGCCGAGCGCGTGATGGCGCAGGTGATGACGATGAAGAAGCTCGATCTCGGCGCGCTGCAGCGGGCGGCGGCCGGCTAGGGCCAGCGCAAGCCCGTTGTCGGCGTGAACAGGCCCGAGGCCGCTTCGGTCGGTCGGGCCGCCCAAGGCCGTCAGCCGGCCGTTTCGTCCCGACGCACGACATCGTTGCGTCGGGGCCGATTTCCCGCCTTTCCCGGCCGTTGGTGCACCGTTCCCCCGCATCGCGCCGACGCCGTTCCGCTGGCGGCCGCCGCTTCGCCGACGCGCCGGCCGGCCCGTTTTCCCGCCGCGCCGCGCGGCGTTCCGCCCCCGCTCCGGCCGCGTTCGCGGCGGCTCGCCCGATTCTCCGAAATACCCCCTTTCCCGGCTTTGCTCGACCGATCGGCATTTGACGCCTCCATGAATAATCGGTGTCACTGGAAAGCGGCATTCCGCCGTACCCGACTGGAGGCCCCGTGGCAGACGAGAGCGATCTCGACAAGACCGAAGCCGCCACTCCCAGGCGCCGCGAGAAGGCGCGCGAGGAGGGGCAGGTCGCGCGTTCGCGCGAACTGGCTTCGTTCGCACTGCTCGCGGCGGGGTTCTACGGCGCATGGCTGCTCGCGGGCCCGTCGGGTGGGCATCTGCAGGCGATGCTGCGCGGCGCGTTCACGTTCGATCGCGCGACCGCGTTCGACACCCGCCGGATGCTGTCGGCGGCCGGCAGCGCGAGCCTCGAAGGCTTCGCCGCGTTGCTGCCGCTTCTTGCGCTGACCGGCGTCGCCGCGCTGCTCGCGCCGATGGCGCTCGGCGGCTGGCTGATTTCGCAAAAGACGTTCGAGCTGAAGTTCGACCGCCTGAACCCGATCTCGGGCCTCGGCCGGATCTTCTCGATCCAGGGGCCGATCCAGCTCGGGATGTCGATCGCGAAGACGCTGGTCGTCGGCGGGATCGGCGGCATCGCGATCTGGCGCAGCAAGGACGAACTGCTCGGCCTCGCGACCCAGCCGCTCGGCGTCGCGCTGCCCGATGCGCTGCATCTGGTCGCCGTGTGCTGCGGCACGACGGTCGCCGGGATGCTGGTCGTCGCCGGGCTCGACGTGCCTTACCAACTCTGGCAGTACAACAAGAAGCTGCGCATGACGAAGGAAGAAGTGAAGCGCGAGCATCGCGAGAACGAAGGCGATCCGCACGTGAAGGGGCGGATTCGCCAGCAGCAGCGCGCGATCGCCCGCCGCCGGATGATGGCGGCCGTGCCGAAGGCCGACGTGGTCGTCACGAACCCGACGCACTTCGCGGTCGCGCTGCAATACACGGATGGCGAGATGCGTGCGCCGAAGGTCGTCGCGAAGGGCGTGAACCTCGTCGCCGCGCGCATCCGCGAGCTCGCGGCCGAGCACAACGTGCCGCTGCTCGAAGCGCCGCCGCTCGCGCGTGCGCTATATCACAACGTCGAACTCGAGCGCGAGATCCCCGGTTCGCTGTACTCGGCGGTCGCGGAAGTGCTCGCGTGGGTCTACCAGCTCAAGCGCTTCCGTTCGGAAGGCGGCGCGTTCCCGGCGATGCCGGTCGATCTCGACGTGCCGGCCGAACTCGACAAGGGCACGTCGGTCGCCGCCGACGACGAGCGTGAAGAAGCCGAAGACACCCTCGGCAAGCAAGGGAACGCAGCATGAGCACCCCGACCACCGGCCTGTTCGCGAAGCGCCCGAACGTGCTGGCAGGCACGAACCTGCGCGCGCTCGCGGGCCCGATCCTCATCTGCATGATCCTGGGGATGATGATCCTGCCGCTGCCGCCGATGCTGCTGGATCTGCTGTTCACGTTCAACATCGCGCTGTCCGTGATGGTGCTGCTCGTCAGCATGTACACGATGAAGCCGCTCGATTTCGCGGCGTTCCCGAGCGTGCTGCTGTTCTCGACGCTCCTGCGCCTGTCGCTGAACGTCGCGTCGACCCGCGTCGTGCTGCTCGAAGGCCACACCGGGCCCGACGCGGCCGGGCAGGTGATCGAGGCGTTCGGCCACTTCCTCGTGGGCGGCAACTTCGCGGTCGGCATCGTCGTGTTCGTGATCCTGATGATCATCAACTTCATGGTGATCACGAAGGGGGCGGGGCGGATCGCCGAAGTGTCCGCGCGCTTCACGCTCGACGCGATGCCCGGCAAGCAGATGGCGATCGACGCCGATCTGAACGCCGGCCTCATCAACGAGGAACAGGCCCGCAAGCGCCGCCTCGCCGTGTCGCAGGAAGCCGAGTTCTACGGGTCGATGGACGGCGCGTCGAAGTTCGTGCGCGGCGACGCGATCGCCGGCCTGATCATCATGGCGATCAACGTGATCGGCGGGCTGATCGTCGGGATGGTGCAGCACGACATGAGCTTCGCCGCGGCCGGCACCAACTACACGCTGCTGACGATCGGCGACGGCCTCGTCGCGCAGATCCCGTCGCTCGTGATCTCGACCGCGGCCGGCGTGATCGTGTCGCGCGTCGCGACCGACGAGGACATCGGTACGCAGATCACCGGCCAGCTGTTCACGAACCCGCGCGTGCTGAACATCACCGGCGCGATCATCGTGCTGATGGGGCTGATCCCGGGGATGCCGCACTTCGCGTTCCTCGCGCTCGGCGGCGGCGCGATCTGGCTGGCGCGCACCCAGACCAAGCGTGCGGCGGCGCGCAAGGCGGCCGGCGACGTGACCGACATCGCACCGCCCGCGGTGCTGCCGGCCGACAGCCACGAAGCGACCTGGGACGACGTGCAGCTGATCGACCCGCTCGGCCTCGAAGTCGGCTACCGGCTGATCCCGCTGGTCGACAAGAACAGCGACGGCGAGCTGCTCAAGCGCATCAAGAGCATCCGCAAGAAATTCGCGCAGGAAATCGGCTTCCTGCCGCCGGTGATCCATATCCGCGACAACCTCGAACTGCGGCCGAACGCGTACCGGATCGCGCTGAAGGGCGTCGAGATCGGCGCGGGCGAAGTGTTCCCGGGCCAGTGGCTCGCGATCAACCCGGGCCAGGTGACGGCCGCGCTGCCGGGCGCCGTCACGCAGGACCCCGCGTTCGGGCTGCCGGCCGTGTGGATCGACGTCGCGCTGCGCGAGCAGGCGCAGGTGTACGGCTACACGGTGGTCGACGCGAGCACGGTGGTCGCGACGCACCTGAACCATCTCGTCGTCCAGCACGCGGCCGAGCTGCTCGGCCGCCAGGAAGTGCAGGCGCTCGTCGAGCGCACCGGCAAGGACGCGCCGTCGCTCGTCGAGGACCTCGTGCCGAAGACGATCTCGCTCACCACGCTGCAGAAAGTGCTGCAGAACCTGCTCGAGGAAGGCGTGCCGATCCGCGACATGCGCACGATCCTCGAGGCCGTGTCCGAGCATGCGGGCCGCGGCGACGCGTTCGAGATCACGGCCGCGGTGCGGCTCTCGCTCGGCCGCGCGATCACGCAGCAGTGGTATCCGGGCAACGGCGAAATGCAGGTGATGGGCCTCGACGCGAACCTGGAGCGCGTGCTGTCGCAGGCACTCGCCACCGGCGCGAACCCGGGCCTCGAGCCCGGCCTCGCGCACAACCTTCTGACCGGCACGCAGCAAGCGATGCTGCGTCAACAGAATCTCGGGCTGCCGCCGGTGCTGCTGGTGCAGCACGCGCTGCGCGCGATGCTCGCGCGCTTCCTGCGCCGCAGCCTGCCGCAATTGAAAGTGCTGTCGTATGCCGAAGTGCCGGACACACGCACGATCAAAGTCGTTAACGTCATCGGGGGTTCCGCTTGAACATTCGCAAATTCACCGGCGCAACGAGCCGCGACGCACTTCGTCTCGTGCGCGAGGCGCTCGGCGCCGACGCGGTCGTGCTGTCGAACCGCACGCTCGATGACGGCAGTGTCGAAATCGTTGCACTCGCCGATTCGGATCTCGCCGCGGTGGCGCCGCCGGCCGCGCGTCCGCGCCTCGCCCCGTCGCGCGTGCCGGAATCCGTGCCGGCCGCCGCCGTGCCGGGCATCGTGTCGCGCCCCGGCATCGCACCGCGCCCGGCCGTCAATCCGTATGCGGCGGGCGAAGGCGGGCTGCCGGACGTGTTCTCGTCCGTGTTCGGCGCGAGCGCCGACGCGCAAGAGGCGGATGCGCATCGTTCGTCGATCGAGGCCGATGCGCCCGCGGCGGCAGCGCCGTCGATCGCAGCACCGGCCGCCGGATCGCCGGCCGCCACTTCCGAACCCGCACCGTGGCTGGTCGAGCACGCGAAGCGCCTCACGCAGCAGCGCGACGCGCTGATCGCCCGAGCGCAGGCGCCTGCCGAGCCGCAGGCGAGTGCGCCGCAGCCC
This DNA window, taken from Burkholderia cenocepacia, encodes the following:
- the flhB gene encoding flagellar biosynthesis protein FlhB, whose product is MADESDLDKTEAATPRRREKAREEGQVARSRELASFALLAAGFYGAWLLAGPSGGHLQAMLRGAFTFDRATAFDTRRMLSAAGSASLEGFAALLPLLALTGVAALLAPMALGGWLISQKTFELKFDRLNPISGLGRIFSIQGPIQLGMSIAKTLVVGGIGGIAIWRSKDELLGLATQPLGVALPDALHLVAVCCGTTVAGMLVVAGLDVPYQLWQYNKKLRMTKEEVKREHRENEGDPHVKGRIRQQQRAIARRRMMAAVPKADVVVTNPTHFAVALQYTDGEMRAPKVVAKGVNLVAARIRELAAEHNVPLLEAPPLARALYHNVELEREIPGSLYSAVAEVLAWVYQLKRFRSEGGAFPAMPVDLDVPAELDKGTSVAADDEREEAEDTLGKQGNAA
- a CDS encoding VOC family protein, with translation MNPRIQRITPFLWFDRDAEAAAGFYVSVFDNARIVHVARYGKAGAHASGNAEGAVMTVAFELDGQAFVALNGGPVFQMTPAVSFVVNCRDQAEIDHYWARLSEGGDERAQQCGWLRDRFGVSWQVVPVQMAELMTGDPARAERVMAQVMTMKKLDLGALQRAAAG
- a CDS encoding DUF2844 domain-containing protein — encoded protein: MKLKRLGWTVAHATAAMGVLWAVHAHAELGGAPMSPPADDQAATVRALQRAMRSADGAQASTAAYTVREITLGSGTVIHEYTSAAGSVFGLAWRGPTMPDLASLLGSYFPQYTAGVQAAHRARGWRAPVAVETSGLVIRTGGHMGAFSGQAWLPSALPAGVAGTDIQ
- a CDS encoding DUF3443 family protein — encoded protein: MSIPRTFKRWLGVLGLLAATAVLVTACGGGDGGGGSGNGGNAGNTGGNGSGGSDGNSGNTAVVTVGAGAANVINIPTISLKICVPGTSNCQIVNNVLVDTASYGLRLVGSAVAGVHDSLPQVTSGGAPVAECGKFVSSYTWGSVRTVDLSIGTEQASSLPVQIIGDLGTANVPSSCTNGGASANSTGALGANGILGIGPAPYDCGTTCATSTSTSNNYYACPNGDNARCTVALVPLAQQVANPVHRFANNDGVSVQMPAISDNGQASATGTLTFGLPNLSGKTVMTSTTTGDVSATFQGRSVTAFFDTGSNAYFFNDSAQTVCSRNTEFYCPSATTTYSATLSGQNGASGTVSMPVANADALFSNSSTFAFNDIAGPFGSSSWLDIGMPHFYGKTIYFGMDKTASGGPQPFVAF
- a CDS encoding chemotaxis response regulator protein-glutamate methylesterase, which encodes MTAVQKIKVLCVDDSALIRSLMTEIINSQPDMTVVATAPDPLVARELIKQHNPDVLTLDVEMPRMDGLDFLEKLMRLRPMPVVMVSSLTERGSEITLRALELGAVDFVTKPRVGIRDGMLDYAEKLADKIRAASRARVRQAPQPQAAARSADSAAAAPMINNPLVSTEKLIIIGASTGGTEAIREVLTPLPPDAPAVLIAQHMPPGFTKSFAQRLNGLCRIAVKEAEHGERVLPGHAYIAPGHAHLLLARSGANYIAQLSDEPPVNRHRPSVDVLFRSAATHAGKNAIGVILTGMGRDGAAGLLEMKRAGAHTFAQDEASCIVFGMPREAIALGGADEVAPLADMSRRVMARLATMGDRVQRV
- the cheY gene encoding chemotaxis response regulator CheY, with amino-acid sequence MDKSMKILVVDDFPTMRRIVRNLLKELGYTNVDEAEDGAAGLARLRGGGFDFVISDWNMPNLDGLAMLKEIRADATLTHLPVLMVTAESKKENIIAAAQAGASGYVVKPFTAATLDEKLNKIIDKMAKAGS
- the flhA gene encoding flagellar biosynthesis protein FlhA, with the protein product MSTPTTGLFAKRPNVLAGTNLRALAGPILICMILGMMILPLPPMLLDLLFTFNIALSVMVLLVSMYTMKPLDFAAFPSVLLFSTLLRLSLNVASTRVVLLEGHTGPDAAGQVIEAFGHFLVGGNFAVGIVVFVILMIINFMVITKGAGRIAEVSARFTLDAMPGKQMAIDADLNAGLINEEQARKRRLAVSQEAEFYGSMDGASKFVRGDAIAGLIIMAINVIGGLIVGMVQHDMSFAAAGTNYTLLTIGDGLVAQIPSLVISTAAGVIVSRVATDEDIGTQITGQLFTNPRVLNITGAIIVLMGLIPGMPHFAFLALGGGAIWLARTQTKRAAARKAAGDVTDIAPPAVLPADSHEATWDDVQLIDPLGLEVGYRLIPLVDKNSDGELLKRIKSIRKKFAQEIGFLPPVIHIRDNLELRPNAYRIALKGVEIGAGEVFPGQWLAINPGQVTAALPGAVTQDPAFGLPAVWIDVALREQAQVYGYTVVDASTVVATHLNHLVVQHAAELLGRQEVQALVERTGKDAPSLVEDLVPKTISLTTLQKVLQNLLEEGVPIRDMRTILEAVSEHAGRGDAFEITAAVRLSLGRAITQQWYPGNGEMQVMGLDANLERVLSQALATGANPGLEPGLAHNLLTGTQQAMLRQQNLGLPPVLLVQHALRAMLARFLRRSLPQLKVLSYAEVPDTRTIKVVNVIGGSA
- the cheZ gene encoding protein phosphatase CheZ; amino-acid sequence: MNEPIHAALAGAAINADGHAEGADYASDRILARIGHVTRTLRDSMRELGLDKHVERAAEAVPDARDRLRYVATMTEQAAERVLNAIEIAKPVQERIQNEAEALDARWAQWYAAPIEHAEVRELMDDTRTFLRTLPESTSATRAQLLEIMLAQDFQDLTGQVIKKIMDMVYLIEQQLLTVLVENIAPERREQFAATAAALAAEQMSATGSPESLLNGPQIAPEGKSDVVQDQGQVDDLLASLGF